In the Magnetospirillum sp. WYHS-4 genome, ACCAGGGCGAGGGCGCGCCGTAGGGTTTCCTCGACCGGCAAGGTCTCGACCGAGACGCGGAGCAACCCGGCGATGATCTCCTGTTCCGTCAAGCTGCGAAGGATGCGCTCGTCGGCCCGCTCCCGGTCCCGGAAGGCCTGTCGGATCTGGTTGATCATCGGATCGAACAAGGCGATGGCCGACAGCGCCAGGACGCCCAGGGTCGCCACCAGCACCCAGACATGGGCGACGCGCAGCTTTTCGGTGCCGGACTCGCTTTCCTTCTGGAGCAGAGCGACCACCTGGTCCAGCCGTTCCAGCAAGGGGCCGGAGGCCGACGCCATGATATGCAGCAGATGAGGATTGTCGTCGTTGACCGCCGAAAGCGGCGCCCAGGCGAGCGAGCGGACGTGCCCGACAAAGGCGCGGACATCGGCATCCAACTGGGCCGTCGGTCCGCGGTAGAAGGAACGGATTTCCCGGGACAACTCGGGAACGAAGCCGAAGGCGGGGTCGCCGACCGTCAGGGCACGGTGGGAACGTTCCATTTGATCGGCCGCCGCCAGAAGGTCCTGGCGCAGGGCCGCGGCTCCTTCGCGGTCGCCGTGTTCTCCCACGTAGTGCGCGAAGTCATGGGCCAAAATCTGGATGCGCTGCGACAGCATGCGCTGGCGCCCGGCGGTGTTGATCTGGGCACCGGCCCGGGTGTCGCTGGCGATCACGCCGTCCATCAGCAGATAGCCGCCGACCATCAGGGCGGCCAAGACGCCCAGCATGGCGGCATAGCGGATCGTCAAGCCCTTGATGAGCCGCTCGTGCAAGAAACCTCCCGCGCCGATTCAGGTTTTCCCTGTTGTCGGGGTGAATGCACCCCTTATACATAGTTTTGCGGGATGATAAGGGACAAAGCCGGCTGCGGCGAGTGTTTTTCGCTCGAACCTAGGCGTGGGGAGGGCTGTAGTAGGCGCGCCGGAAATCGTCGAGGCTGCGTTCGATCTCGACCGGGTCGAGCCCCGCTTCCTGCAAGGCCAAGCCGGCCAGTTGCAGGCTGGCTTCGATGGTTTCCGGGATCACCCGCGTCGCTCCCGCCTTCAGAAGGATCTCGCGCTGACGGGAGTCGTGGGCGCGAGCCAGGATCATCACGTCGGTTGCGGCATGGCGCACGGAAGATACCGCCGCTTCCGCGTGCCGTGGCCGGTTCAGGGTGATTACCACCGCCTGGGCCCGTTCGACGCCGGCTGCACGCAGGACGGCCGGCTGGGCGGCATCGCCGAAGAACACGGGCAATCCGGCCCGCCGTGCGTCGGCCACCCGATGGGGGTCCGTCTCCAGGGCGACATAGGGGATCTGGCTGGCCGCCAGCAGGCGGGCCACCGTCCGCCCCACCCGTCCATAGCCGGCGATGATAACGTGGCGGCGCAGGTCGCTGGTCTGCAAGGCGAAGCGCTCTTGGCCCCAGCGCCGCTCCAGCTTTTCGGCGGCGAAGCGTCCGAGGAAAGCGAGCAGCGGCGTCGCCGCCATGGAAAGCGCCACCACGGCCAGCAGGATCTGGCTGTCCGCCGGCTCCACCACCCCCAGTTCGGTGGCTGGTTTCAGAAGCACGAAGGCGAATTCGCCGCCCTGAGCGAGCAACAGGCCGACCCGCAGGGCGGCCGGCAGGGACAGGCGGAAGGCCATGGCGAGCGCAAAAAGAATCGTCGCCTTGAGGGCGAGCAGTCCCAGGGTCAACCCGAGGACCGCTCCCAGCCGCTCTCCCACCAGCGGCAGGTCGATGGCCATGCCGACGGTCATGAAGAAGAGTCCCAGCAGCAACCCGCGGAAGGGGGCGATATCGGCTTCCACCTGATGGCGGTAGGCGGTATCCGACAGCAGCAGGCCGGCCAGGAAGGCTCCCAGGGCCATGGACATGCCGGCCTCGGCCGTGGCCCAGCCGACCGCCAGGATGAGCAGCAGGTTGGTCGCCGTGAAAACCTCCGGATTGCCGGCCGCCGAGATGAAGCGGTAGGCCGGCCCGATGACGAACCGCCCCGCCAGGAAGATGACGGCCATCGCCGCGCCCGCCTTTACGCTGGCCAGCCCCAGGGCGGATGCGATGCTTCCCGAATCGCCCTTGAGCAGAGGCAGCAGGGTCAGCACCGGGACGACCGCCAAGTCCTGCAGGATCAGTACGGCCACGGCGGCGCGGCCGAAGCGGGTTACCGTCTCGTTGCGCTCCACCAGCATGGTCAACACGGCGGCGGTCGAGGAAAAGGCCAGAACGGCGCCGATCGTCAAGGCCGCCGCGGAACTGCGTCCCAGGGCCAGGGCGATGCCGCCGATCGCGGCGCCGGTCCAAAGAACCTGCAGTACTCCCAGCCCGAGGATGTAGTGGCGCATGGATCTCAGGCGGGTGATCGGCAGTTCCAGGCCGATGGCGAACAGCAGAAACACCACCCCGAATTCGGCCAGGGGTTGGGTCTGCGTGGAGATGATTACCGGGCCCGGGGTGTAAGGGCCCAGGGCCACGCCGGCCGCCAGGTAGGCGATCACCGACGGGATTCCCAAGCGTTTGGCGACCGGCACGATGACGACCGCCGCCATCAGCAGGATCAGGATATCCAGGTAGAGCGGAGAGTGGGACATTCCCGCGGGCTAGAAGGGGATTTCGTCGTCCAGGTCGCCGCCCGGCGCCGGACCGCGCCCGGCGCCGCCGGCCGGACGACTGCCGCCGCTTCCGCTGGCAGTACCGCCCTGATCCGGGGGAGCCCAATCGGGCTCGCCCGGCGGGGAATAACCGCCGCCGCCGCCACCGCCGCCGCCCTTCGAATCGAGCAGGGTCAATTCGCCCTTGAAGCGGGTGAGAACGACTTCGGTGGTGTAGCGTTCCTGCCCGTCGTTGCCGGTCCACTTACGGGTTTGCAGGGAGCCCTCGACGTAGACCTTGGAGCCTTTGCGCAGGTATTGCTCGGCGATTCCGGCCAAGCGGTCATTGAAGACCACGACCCTGTGCCATTCGGTTTTTTCCTTGCGCTCCCCGGAGCCCTTGTCCTTCCAGGATTCGCTGGTGGCGAGGGTGAAGTTGACGATCTTCGAGCCATCCTGGGCATAGCGCACCTCGGGGTCGCGCCCCAGGTTTCCCACCAGGATCACCTTGTTCACCGAGCCCGCCATGGTACCCCCCTGATTGCGATTACTGCTGAAAGCTAGAACACGAACCGAACGAACGCAAGTGGCTTCGGCGGGGGTGAAATGCTACGGGATTGCCACAATATTCCTTGTCGATGGAGTCGGTTACTTTGCCTCCAGTCCGGGGGCGCGAGTTATCTGGCGCAGGAGCGGGGTATGGTGTCGGTACAGAAATTGGTCCATTTGCATCTGGGGTGGCACCGGGATTTCCGGGAGCGGCTGGAGCGGGGCGAGCCCGTCGACCCGGTCGCGGTCGGCCGTGACGATCTTTGTGCCGTGGGGCGATGGGTCTACGGCGAGGGAATGGCCTACACCGGACTTTCCGAGTATGAGGCCTTCAAGGAGGCCCATGCGGGCTATCATGCTTCGGTTGCCCGGACCGCCGAACTGGCGGCCGAGGGCAAGACCGACGAGGCCCGGGAACGGTGTTCGCCCGATGGCGCCAGTGGCGCCGCGTCTCTCGACCTCATCATGAAGTGCGGCGATCTGACGGAGAAGCTCGCCGCCAAGGAATGATCCTGGGCTATAGTGCGGCGATGGACGCTCCGGCACTCTTCCTGCCCACGACGCGAGCCGAGATGGATGGTCTCGGCTGGGACGCCTGCGACGTGGTGATCGTCACCGGCGACGCCTATGTGGACCACCCGAGCTTCGGCATGGCCATCGTCGGCCGCCTGCTGGAGGCCCAGGGCCTTCGGGTCGGCATTCTCGCCCAGCCCGATTGGAGGAACGCCGAGGCCTTCAAGACGCTTGGCCGGCCGCGCCTGTTCTTCGGCGTCACCGCCGGCAACATGGATTCCATGGTCAACCGCTACACCTCCGACCGGCGGCTGCGCCACGACGACGCCTATACGGCGGGCGGGGAAGGGGGACGACGTCCCGACCGGGCGGCCATCGTCTATGCCCAGCGCTGCCGCGAGGCCTTCCGGGACGTTCCCGTCGTACTGGGCGGCATCGAGGCCAGCCTGCGCCGCATCGCCCATTTCGACTACTGGTCGGAAACCGTGCGCCGGTCCATCCTGATGGACGCCAAGGCCGACCTGCTGCTTTACGGCAACGCCGAACGGGCCCTCGTCGACGTGGCCCGCCGCGTCATGGTCGGGGAGCGCCTGCGGGACATCCACGACCTGCGCGGGTCGGTCTGCATCCGCGACGCGGTGCCGGACGGCTGGCGGGAAGTCGATTTCCTGCAAGGCGGCGGCGACGGGCCCGCCGTGGTGCGGCTGCCCTCCTTCGAGGCGGTGCGCGACGATCCGCTTCTTTATGCCCAAGCCTCCCGCGCCTTTCATCTGGAAAGCAATCCGGGCAATGCCCGGCCACTGGTGCAGCGGCACGGCGACAAGGAGGTCTGGGTCAATCCGCCGCCTCTTCCCCTGTCCACCGGGGAGATGGACCGGATCTACGAACTGCCGTTCGCCCGGGCCCCCCATCCGGCCTACGGAACGGCCCGCATTCCGGCCTGGGAGATGATCCGCTTTTCGGTGACCATCCTGCGCGGCTGCTTCGGCGGCTGTTCCTTCTGTTCCATCGCCGAACACGAGGGCCGTATCGTGCAGAACCGGTCCGAGGAGTCGGTGCTGCGCGAAATCGAGGCGGTGCGCGACAAGACGCCGGGGTTCACCGGCACCATTTCCGATCTGGGGGGGCCGACCGCCAACATGTACCGGCTGGCCTGCAAGTCGGCCAAGGCGCAGGCCGTCTGCCGGCGGCCGTCCTGCGTGTTCCCGGAAATCTGCAAGAACCTGGACACCGACCACGCCCCCTTGATCCACCTTTACCGCAAGGCACGGTCCATCAAGGGTGTCAAGCGGGTCCTGGTGGCGTCCGGGGTCCGCTACGATCTGGCGCTCCGCGATCCGGACTATGTGAAGGAACTGGCCGCCCATCACGTGGGCGGTTACCTGAAGGTGGCGCCCGAACATACGGAACCCGGTCCGCTGGCCTGCATGATGAAGCCTGGCATCGAGGCCTATGACCGCTTCCAGGAAATGTTCGAACGCTTTTCCCGCGCAGCCGGCAAGCGCCAATATCTGATTCCCTATTTCATCGCCGCCCATCCCGGCACCACCGACGCCGACATGGTCAAGCTGGCCGTCTGGTTGCGGCGGCGGGGGCTCAAGCTGGATCAGGTGCAGGCCTTCCTTCCGTCGCCCCTGTCGCTGGCCACCGCCATGTACCACACGGGGCTCAATCCGCTACGGCCGGTACGGCAAGGGGGAGGGGAGGCGGTCTTTGTCCCCAAGGGCGCCCGCCAGCGCCGGCTGCACAAGGCCTTCCTGCGCTGGCACGACCCGGAAAACGCCCCTTTGCTGCGCGAGGCCCTGCTGGCCATGGGGCGCCGGGACCTTATCGGCTCCGGGCCCGGCTGCCTGGTTCCGCCCGGCCCGATCGATAGGCCGCGACCGCGAAGCCGCTAGGTCTCCTTCGCGTTTGCAATATTAGAATTTTATGATATACGCATATTAACGTTTCAATTTGAATGGAGAGGCATCATGCCGACCCCGAATCCCCCGATGACCGACGATCTGCAGACCGAACTGGAATTCACCCTGGTGGAAATCGCCCGCTTGGTGGAAGACGAACAGGAATTCGAGGCGATGGCCAAGGCCAAGGCCGTCTGCGACACCCTGCGCGGCCTGCGCCAGGGCCCCGAGGTCGACGCCCTCCGCGCCCGCCTGGTGGAAGTGGCCGACGTGCTGCTGGCGGCGTGATCAGTTGATCTTGTTCGTCGATGCCGTGGTGACCTGCTTGCCGTTGGCATGCTGCTCTTCGGTGGGAGGAGGCGATCCGCCGCCATCCGCCCCTTGGCCTTTCTAAGGAAAGGCCATTCCCCATGCCCAATCGAAAACGATTATTTGCGCCGGCCGGCGCGGCGGGCACCCTGTCCCCCGGTTGCCGCCGCCGGGTGCCCGTGGTCGTCGTCCACGCCGCGCAGGGTGGCAAGCATCACCGTGGTGAGAAGGACATTATCCTTCCGGCTGTTTTCCACCAATTCCTTAACTTGTTCGAATTGATGATCGGGTTCGTAGCGGGCCTTGACGCCGCACATGGCTTCCACCAGCGCGCTGACGGCCGTCCCGATCCAGTCGTAGGCCTTGCGCATGGAAGGATCGCCAACGTGGAGTCCGGTCAGATCCGGCGAGGTGAAGATATGGCTGTGGTGGCCCTGCTTGTAGAAAATCCGAACCGTTGCCGGTGCGTCCCTGAGGCCCATGTCCGTGCCTTCCATCTTCCTCTGGCACCCACCCCGCCACCTACCGAACGTTGTATGAGCCATGGCATTATGAAGTCAACAGAAAAGCCAAGTTTATCCCCGTATTCCACAGGCGAGCCGGATGAGGGTGGGATATTCTGTAACGACTTTCCGTTCCGGACCGATAAACTGTATGGGCGTGGCTTTCTATATATTCGTATTTGTTGATTTGTATTACGCAACATGTTGTGTTGCCCTCCCTGTTCCGCGCGTCCTGTATCGACAACTTCTTGCCGGGAGGGAGTTTGGCAAGCCATCATGGGGCCATGGCCGTTCCCGTTCAGCGCATTCCCCCGGAAATCCTGCTCCGCGCCTATGCCTCGGGGGTCTTTCCCATGGCCGAGACGCGCGACGATCCGGATTTCTTCTGGGTCGATCCCAAGCGGCGGGGCATCCTGCCTCTGGATGCCTTCCACGTGCCGCGCCGTCTGAAGCGAACGCTCCGCCAGGCTCCCTTCGAGGTGCGCTGCGATGGCGCTTTTTCCGCCGTGGTGCGGGCTTGCGCCGAAAGCCCGGGGCCCAACCGCCGCGAGACCTGGATCAACCGAACCATCGAAGAATCCTATGCCGAACTCCACGCACTGGGCTTCGCCCATAGCGTCGAATGTTGGCGGGAAGGGGAATTGGTCGGGGGCCTCTACGGCGTGTCGCTGGGGGGGGCCTTCTTCGGCGAGAGCATGTTCTCGCGCGTCGAGGACGCCTCCAAGGTGGCCCTGGTGCACTTGGCGATACGTCTGCGCCTGGGTGGCTACGTGCTGCTGGACATCCAGTTCGTCACCGAGCACCTGAAGCGCTTCGGCGCCGTCGAGATCCCGGCCCGCGACTATCTGGAACGGCTGGAAGCGGCCCTGTCGATTCCAGCCGAATTCTACGGCGACTTGCCGGAAGGCGTCCTGGCGGGCGCCATGGCGGCGCTCTGCTCGCAATCCAGCACCCAGACGTCGTAAACCGGGTGCTCCATCGCCGAAAGCGCTGGACTGGAGGCGAACATCCAGCCGCGGAACAGTTCCACCGGTGCCTCGCCCACGCGGGCTTCGCGGATGTCCAGGAAGGCGGCGCTTTCCGGCAGTTCTTCGGGCGAGCGCTTGTCGCAGCGGTAAGCGGTGATTTCCAGGGTGCCGAAGCGCACCGTATCGTTGACCGCCACCCGGATGGTGGAGACCCGCGCCGTCACCTTGTCCATGCCCTGTAGCACCGCCACCCCCATGGGCTCGGCCGCCGCCGGGACGGCGGCCATCAGGACCTGGGCGAACAAGCCGAAGAAGGGAATCCTCACGGCTGCGGGCCGCCGTCCTGCTGCTTGTCCTTGCCGCCGGTGGCCAGGAAGATGATCTCGCCGACCTGGTCCTCCAGGGAGCGGAAGTCCTTGGTCTTGGCGATGGTGCCGCCGGGGGGCAGGGTCTTGCCCTTGTCGCTGCCCGGTTCCAGGCGAACGTATTTGCCGCCCATGATGCCCTCGCTGGCGATGGAGGCCACGGTGTCGACCGGCAGCTTGATGTTCGCCGAAATCGACATTTCGACCAAGGCGTCGAAGGTCTTGGGGGCGAGGCGGTGCTCGGTGACCGTGCCCACCTTGATGCCGCTGATGCGGACGTCGCTGCCCTTCTTCAGCCCGCCGATCTTGTAGAAGGAGGCCGTCAGCGCGTAACCTTCCACTGCCTTGATCTCGGCGGTTTGGACGGCCACGTAGACGAAGGCGGCGGCCACCAGAAGCACCACCGCACCCATTACCGTTTCGACCAGACTGCGTCCCACGGCCCTTGCCCCTTCCTAGTTCTTCCGGTTCGCCCGGCCTTCGGCGATGATCAAGTCCAGCAGTTCGCCGACGATCACCGCGTCCTGCGTGAAGTCGATGGTGGCGCCGGGCTTGAAGTTCTCTTCCTCGCCGCCCGGTTCCAGGACCACGAACTTGGAACCGAACAAGCCATCGGTATGCACGGCTGCCGAGGTGTCGCGCGGCAACTTGACCGACGAGCGGATGCGCAAGGTCGCCACGGCGCGGAAGTTGGCGTCCAGGCTCAGGCGGTCCACGGTGCCCACCCGGATGCCGCCCAGGTGGACTTCGTCGCCTTCCAGCAACCCGTCGACGCGGTTGAAGATGGCCTTCAGGGCGTATTCGCCTGCCTGGGTCTTGGCGGCGTCCTTGCCGCCGCCGTAGGACAGCCCCAGCATGGCGACCAAGCCCAGCACCGCCAAGCCGCCGACCAGAACCTCCCGAATCTCCCGATCCTTACTGCGCATCCGGCTGCCAAGCCTCGTAGGCGCCGGAGCCGGTGCTGCCGCCAACCAAGTCGTGCCCCTGAGGCCGATAGGCGGCCCGGGTGCCAGTCGGATTGGACTGGTGGGGTTTCTGCCAGGGCCTGGGATTGGCTGCGATCTCGGTCAGGGGCTGGGGCACCGTATGGTGCAGCCAGGCATGCCATTCGGGCGGCACCTTGGATGCCTCGGGGTCGCCCTTGTAGAGTACCCAACGCCGTTCCGTTCCGTGCCGTTTGTGGGACGAGCGGAAATAGCGGTTGCCGAATTCGTCGGTCCCTTCCAGGCGGCCGAAGATCCAGGTGTAGAACAGCGTGCCGACAATCATGGGGTCCACCCGCCCTTTGGAAATCCGAGGCGCCCGAATATGGCACCAGCCGCCCGCCCCGTCCAGGGGGCAGAAGCGGCGGCGGCTACTGCTCGACCAGCACGCCTTCCTCGACGCGCAGGATGCGGTCCATGCGGCGGGCGAGGTCGGGGTTGTGGGTGGCGATCAGGGCAGCCAGCCCGGCGCCGCGTGCCAACTTTAGCAGGACGCCGAAGACTTCTTCGGCCGTGTGCGGGTCCAGGTTGCCGGTCGGCTCGTCGGCCAGCAACAGGCGCGGCGCGTTCGCCAGGGCGCGGGCGATGGCGACCCGCTGCTGCTCGCCGCCCGATAGGCGGGCCGGACGATGCTCGGCGCGATCCGCCAGGCCCATGGCGGCCAGGAGTTGGGTGGCGCGCTCACGCGCCTCCGAACGGCCCAGGCCCGCGATCACCTGCGGGATGACCACGTTTTCCAGGGCGGTGAACTCGGGTAGCAGATGGTGGTACTGGTAGACGAATCCCATGAAATGACGGCGTAGCAAGGTGCGGCGGTCGTCGCCCAGCTTGGAGCAAGCTTCGCCGCAGACCTCGATCTCGCCCGCGTCGGGCTTTTCCAGAAGGCCCGCGATATGCAGCAAGGTCGACTTGCCGGCGCCGGACGGACCGACCAAGCCGACGATTTCGCCTTCCCGGATGGACAGTTCGGCGCCCCGGAGAATTTCCAGGTCGGATTTGCCCTGGTGAAAGGTGCGGAGGATGCCGGAAAGGCGGAGGACCTGAGGCGCATCATTCATAGCGCAGGGCCTCCGCCGGATCGATGCGCGCCGCCCGCCAGGACGGGTAGAGCGTGGCCAGAAGCGACAGCCCCAGGCCCATGCCCACCACGGCGATCACCTCGTTGTAGTCGACGATGGCCGGTAGCTTGGACAGGAAGTAGATCTCGGCGGCGAACAGGTCGTTGCCGGTGAAGCCCTGGATGAACTGGCGCACCGACTCGATGTTCCTGGTGAACGACAGGCCCAGGGCCACGCCGAAGGTGGTGCCGATGACGCCCACGCTGGCCCCGGCGATGAAGAAGACGCGCAGGATCATGCCGCGCGTCGCCCCCATGGTGCGCAGGATCGCGATGTCGCGGTGCTTGTCCTTGACCAGCATTATCAGGCTGGAGATGATGTTGAAGGCCGCCACCAGGATGATGAGGGTGAGGATCAGGAACATGACGTTCCGTTCCACCTGGATGGCGTTGAAGAAGCTGGAATTGGCCTGTTGCCAGTCATAGACCTGGGTCTCGCCGCCCAGGGCGGCGGTGATGCGCCCCGTCAACTGGCGGGCCTTGTGCGGGTCTTCGACGAAGATTTCCAGGTTGCTCACCTTTTCCGGCATCTGGAAGAAAGTCTGGGCGGCTTCCAGGGGCAGGAAGACGAAGTTGGAATCGTATTCGAACATGCCGACCCGGAAGGTGGCGGCGATCTTGTATGTGCGCAGTCGGGGCACGGTGCCGAAAGCGGTGACGCTGCCCTTGGGCGAGATGACGGTGATGTCGTCGCCCACGTCCAGGCCCAGCTTGCCGGCCAGCCGGCCACCCACCACCACGTGGTCGGGGCCGCCGAACTTGGTCAAGTCGCCGCCCACGATGTTGTCGGCGATCATCTTGCGCTTGGCCAGGTCGTCGGGACGGACGCCGCGGATCATGGCGCCGCGCGCCACGCCCTTGGCGGTGACCATCACTTGGCCCTCGATCAGCGGCGTGACCTGCACCACGCCCGGAATCTTCCGCACCTGATCGGCCGCCATGTCGAACAGCAGCAACTGGTTGGACGGGCCGGTGACGCTCAGGTGCCCGTTGACTCCCAGGATGCGGGTCAGCAGTTCCTGGCGAAAGCCGTTCATCACCGACATGACGATGATAAGCGTCGCCACCCCCAGGCCAATGCCCAGCAGGGAGAACCAGGCGATGACCGAAATGAAACCTTCCTGCCGACGGGCCCGCAGGTAGCGCATCGCCATCATCCATTCGAAGCGCGAGAACATGCCCCGCTACCCGGCGAAGCGGTTCAAGACCGCGTCCAGGGACACTTCGTCCTTGACGCCGGTCCGGCGGTTCTTGATCTCGGCCCGGCCGGCGGCGACGCCCTTGGGGCCGACCACCACCTGCCAGGGCAGGCCGATCAGGTCCATGTCGGCGAACTTGACCCCGGCGCGGGCGTCGCGGTCGTCGTAGAGCACGTCCACCCCGGCCTTTTCCAGTTTGCCGTAGAGGTCGGCGCAGGCGGCATCGCAGGCGGCATCGCCGCTTTTCAGGTTGATAAGGCCGATGCGGTAGGGGGCGACGCTTTCCGGCCAGACGATGCCGGCCTCGTCGTGGGACGCCTCGATGATGCCGCCCACCAAGCGCGACACGCCGATGCCGTAGGAGCCCATCTCGACCGTGATCTCCTCGCCCGCCGGGCCGGCCACCGCCGCCTTCATGGGGGCCGAGTACTTGGTGCCGAAATTGAAGATATGGCCCACTTCGATGCCGCGCGCCGTCACCAGGTCGACCCCGGCCGCCGCCGCCTTGGCGGGATCGTACTTTTCCGAGGTGGCGGCGTAGTAGGAAGTCCAGGTGTCGACGACGGGCTGCAGGTCGCCCTCGTAGTCGAGGTCCGCACCGGGGATCGGCATTTCCAGCAGCGCCTTGTGGCACTGCACCTCGGATTCGCCGGTTTCGGCCAGGATGATGAACTCGTGGCTCATGTCGCCGCCGATGGGGCCGCTTTCCGCCGCCATGGGAATGGCCTTGAGCCCCAGGCGGGCGAAGGTGCGCAGGTAGGCGACGAACATCTTGTTGTAGGACCGCCGGGCGTCCTCCTTGGTCTGGTCGAAGGAATAGCAGTCCTTCATCAGGAACTCGCGCCCGCGCATGACGCCGAAACGGGGCCGCACCTCGTCGCGGAACTTCCAGTGGATCTGGTAGAGCATCTGCGGCAGGTCCTTGTAGCTGCGGACGTTCTGCCGGAAGACGTCGGTCACCACCTCTTCATGGGTGGGGCCGTAGAGCATGTCGCGTTCGTGCCGGTCGCGGATGCGCAGCATCTCGGGGCCGTAGGCGTCGTAACGGCCGCTTTCCCGCCAAAGTTCGGCCGACTGGACGGTGGGCATCAGGATCTCGTGGGCGCCGGCTGCATCCTGCTCCTCGCGCACGATCTGCTCGATCCTGCGCAGCACCCGGTAGCCCAGCGGCAGCCATGTGTAGATGCCTGCCGCATGCTGGCGGATCATCCCGGCCCGGAGCATCAGGCGGTGCGAGACGATCTGGGCCTCGGACGGGGTTTCCTTGAGGGTCGGCAGGAACAGGCGGGACAAGCGCATGGACGGCTCCGGACAAAAGAATGCGCGGCACTCTAATCTCCCGCCGCCCCAGGGGCAAGGAGGGCCTTTCCGGCCGGATTGCACGCCCCACCCGGAAGTGTGTGGAGGGGGATGGGCCTCTGTGGTACATCTGCCGTCCCTTTTCCGCGCACAGCCAGGAGACCGCCATGACCAAGCCCCGCCGCCCCCTGATCGCCGGCAACTGGAAGATGAACGGCCTGTCCGCCGACGGCACGGCT is a window encoding:
- the ssb gene encoding single-stranded DNA-binding protein encodes the protein MAGSVNKVILVGNLGRDPEVRYAQDGSKIVNFTLATSESWKDKGSGERKEKTEWHRVVVFNDRLAGIAEQYLRKGSKVYVEGSLQTRKWTGNDGQERYTTEVVLTRFKGELTLLDSKGGGGGGGGGYSPPGEPDWAPPDQGGTASGSGGSRPAGGAGRGPAPGGDLDDEIPF
- a CDS encoding MlaD family protein — encoded protein: MGRSLVETVMGAVVLLVAAAFVYVAVQTAEIKAVEGYALTASFYKIGGLKKGSDVRISGIKVGTVTEHRLAPKTFDALVEMSISANIKLPVDTVASIASEGIMGGKYVRLEPGSDKGKTLPPGGTIAKTKDFRSLEDQVGEIIFLATGGKDKQQDGGPQP
- a CDS encoding NADH:ubiquinone oxidoreductase subunit NDUFA12, which translates into the protein MIVGTLFYTWIFGRLEGTDEFGNRYFRSSHKRHGTERRWVLYKGDPEASKVPPEWHAWLHHTVPQPLTEIAANPRPWQKPHQSNPTGTRAAYRPQGHDLVGGSTGSGAYEAWQPDAQ
- a CDS encoding MlaD family protein encodes the protein MRSKDREIREVLVGGLAVLGLVAMLGLSYGGGKDAAKTQAGEYALKAIFNRVDGLLEGDEVHLGGIRVGTVDRLSLDANFRAVATLRIRSSVKLPRDTSAAVHTDGLFGSKFVVLEPGGEEENFKPGATIDFTQDAVIVGELLDLIIAEGRANRKN
- a CDS encoding cation:proton antiporter, with the protein product MSHSPLYLDILILLMAAVVIVPVAKRLGIPSVIAYLAAGVALGPYTPGPVIISTQTQPLAEFGVVFLLFAIGLELPITRLRSMRHYILGLGVLQVLWTGAAIGGIALALGRSSAAALTIGAVLAFSSTAAVLTMLVERNETVTRFGRAAVAVLILQDLAVVPVLTLLPLLKGDSGSIASALGLASVKAGAAMAVIFLAGRFVIGPAYRFISAAGNPEVFTATNLLLILAVGWATAEAGMSMALGAFLAGLLLSDTAYRHQVEADIAPFRGLLLGLFFMTVGMAIDLPLVGERLGAVLGLTLGLLALKATILFALAMAFRLSLPAALRVGLLLAQGGEFAFVLLKPATELGVVEPADSQILLAVVALSMAATPLLAFLGRFAAEKLERRWGQERFALQTSDLRRHVIIAGYGRVGRTVARLLAASQIPYVALETDPHRVADARRAGLPVFFGDAAQPAVLRAAGVERAQAVVITLNRPRHAEAAVSSVRHAATDVMILARAHDSRQREILLKAGATRVIPETIEASLQLAGLALQEAGLDPVEIERSLDDFRRAYYSPPHA
- a CDS encoding ABC transporter ATP-binding protein, whose product is MNDAPQVLRLSGILRTFHQGKSDLEILRGAELSIREGEIVGLVGPSGAGKSTLLHIAGLLEKPDAGEIEVCGEACSKLGDDRRTLLRRHFMGFVYQYHHLLPEFTALENVVIPQVIAGLGRSEARERATQLLAAMGLADRAEHRPARLSGGEQQRVAIARALANAPRLLLADEPTGNLDPHTAEEVFGVLLKLARGAGLAALIATHNPDLARRMDRILRVEEGVLVEQ
- a CDS encoding type IV pili methyl-accepting chemotaxis transducer N-terminal domain-containing protein, producing the protein MHERLIKGLTIRYAAMLGVLAALMVGGYLLMDGVIASDTRAGAQINTAGRQRMLSQRIQILAHDFAHYVGEHGDREGAAALRQDLLAAADQMERSHRALTVGDPAFGFVPELSREIRSFYRGPTAQLDADVRAFVGHVRSLAWAPLSAVNDDNPHLLHIMASASGPLLERLDQVVALLQKESESGTEKLRVAHVWVLVATLGVLALSAIALFDPMINQIRQAFRDRERADERILRSLTEQEIIAGLLRVSVETLPVEETLRRALALV
- the aat gene encoding leucyl/phenylalanyl-tRNA--protein transferase, giving the protein MAVPVQRIPPEILLRAYASGVFPMAETRDDPDFFWVDPKRRGILPLDAFHVPRRLKRTLRQAPFEVRCDGAFSAVVRACAESPGPNRRETWINRTIEESYAELHALGFAHSVECWREGELVGGLYGVSLGGAFFGESMFSRVEDASKVALVHLAIRLRLGGYVLLDIQFVTEHLKRFGAVEIPARDYLERLEAALSIPAEFYGDLPEGVLAGAMAALCSQSSTQTS
- a CDS encoding YgiQ family radical SAM protein, producing MILGYSAAMDAPALFLPTTRAEMDGLGWDACDVVIVTGDAYVDHPSFGMAIVGRLLEAQGLRVGILAQPDWRNAEAFKTLGRPRLFFGVTAGNMDSMVNRYTSDRRLRHDDAYTAGGEGGRRPDRAAIVYAQRCREAFRDVPVVLGGIEASLRRIAHFDYWSETVRRSILMDAKADLLLYGNAERALVDVARRVMVGERLRDIHDLRGSVCIRDAVPDGWREVDFLQGGGDGPAVVRLPSFEAVRDDPLLYAQASRAFHLESNPGNARPLVQRHGDKEVWVNPPPLPLSTGEMDRIYELPFARAPHPAYGTARIPAWEMIRFSVTILRGCFGGCSFCSIAEHEGRIVQNRSEESVLREIEAVRDKTPGFTGTISDLGGPTANMYRLACKSAKAQAVCRRPSCVFPEICKNLDTDHAPLIHLYRKARSIKGVKRVLVASGVRYDLALRDPDYVKELAAHHVGGYLKVAPEHTEPGPLACMMKPGIEAYDRFQEMFERFSRAAGKRQYLIPYFIAAHPGTTDADMVKLAVWLRRRGLKLDQVQAFLPSPLSLATAMYHTGLNPLRPVRQGGGEAVFVPKGARQRRLHKAFLRWHDPENAPLLREALLAMGRRDLIGSGPGCLVPPGPIDRPRPRSR
- a CDS encoding DUF2155 domain-containing protein, whose amino-acid sequence is MRIPFFGLFAQVLMAAVPAAAEPMGVAVLQGMDKVTARVSTIRVAVNDTVRFGTLEITAYRCDKRSPEELPESAAFLDIREARVGEAPVELFRGWMFASSPALSAMEHPVYDVWVLDCEQSAAMAPARTPSGKSP